Proteins encoded within one genomic window of Brassica rapa cultivar Chiifu-401-42 chromosome A09, CAAS_Brap_v3.01, whole genome shotgun sequence:
- the LOC103838130 gene encoding late embryogenesis abundant protein At1g64065 — MADEDRMTLAPTEIYGRSDEEQQNGPKIWRRKTEDPPGNCLVYSLTIIVIVFAVCLILSIIFLHILKPEIETVSISTRDLLFSGNSSSPYFNATLVSDISIRNSNFGAFEFEDSSLRIVYADHGVVGETTIGGRRVEAHKTVRVTGIEAEIGSFRLLNTRGLDSDLRSGFLELTSVAEVRGRIRVMGRRKWKIGVMSCTMRLNLNGRFIQNLLCD, encoded by the coding sequence ATGGCTGATGAAGATCGTATGACGTTAGCACCGACGGAAATTTACGGCCGGAGCGACGAAGAACAACAGAACGGACCAAAAATCTGGCGTCGGAAAACAGAAGATCCTCCAGGAAACTGTCTCGTCTACTCCTTAACAATCATCGTCATCGTCTTCGCAGTCTGCCTCATCCTCTCCATAATCTTTCTCCATATCTTAAAACCAGAGATCGAGACCGTATCTATATCCACAAGAGATCTCCTATTCAGCGGCAACTCATCGAGCCCTTACTTCAACGCGACGCTAGTGAGCGATATCTCGATTCGAAATTCGAACTTTGGAGCTTTCGAGTTCGAGGATAGTTCGTTGAGAATTGTTTACGCTGATCATGGAGTTGTGGGAGAGACGACGATTGGCGGGAGACGGGTAGAGGCTCATAAGACGGTTAGAGTAACCGGGATTGAGGCTGAGATCGGTTCGTTTCGGTTATTGAATACGAGGGGTTTGGATTCGGATTTGAGGTCTGGGTTTTTGGAACTGACAAGTGTTGCTGAGGTTAGGGGAAGGATTAGAGTGATGGGAAGGAGAAAATGGAAAATTGGTGTGATGAGTTGCACCATGAGACTTAATTTAAACGGCCggtttattcaaaatttgttatgTGATTAG
- the LOC103838132 gene encoding probable membrane-associated kinase regulator 2, with amino-acid sequence MEAFSLLNYWKNNGGGGVSSGLSFLPPQSSDSSCCYSGEPTTIVTSVSVTETEEEDAGDDEGPFFDLKFALPVEEEEESEEHGDEVSEDDVGGGKSGEGDSDCTEGGCEYKFTLSSCSGGEDQDLIVSPSGDVYLKGQIVEEVEPPSTGTEQTCSVKAPAAQLSASILKSATKLRVFMLGMKKSKLLQAKSGDLDKQTPPPPPPSQPPSQSPESQLKSTVTVSLKPEEVPIVSLFTRDNSSRNSSSSSSSPSTTKRQNGSEPVVSEENRFVMMQKYLKKVKPLYVRVSRRYGEKLKHSGPLSLDSSAPASIPAAEKAGSPVKKAHKPGNININIPAGFKVVRKHLGKSRSSSSTTTTPPAATVTTPSESRRRDDSLLQQQDSIQSAILHCKRSFNSSRDKDPSVLPRSVSDSSSYDK; translated from the exons ATGGAAGCTTTCAGTCTCCTCAACTACTGGAAGAACAATGGTGGCGGTGGTGTTTCCTCCGGCCTTAGCTTCCTCCCTCCTCAGTCCTCCGACTCTTCTTGCTGTTACTCCGGCGAACCCACCACCATTGTCACCTCCGTCTCTGTCACGGAAACCGAGGAAGAAGATGCCGGAGACGACGAAGGACCCTTCTTTGATCTCAAGTTCGCTCTTcctgttgaagaagaagaagaaagcgaaGAACACGGAGATGAAGTTTCCGAAGACGACGTCGGAGGAGGTAAAAGCGGAGAGGGAGATTCCGACTGTACCGAGGGTGGTTGTGAGTACAAGTTCACGCTCTCGTCGTGTTCCGGCGGAGAAGATCAAGACCTTATAGTCTCTCCTTCCGGCGACGTTTACTTAAAGGGACAGATCGTGGAGGAGGTTGAACCACCGTCTACGGGAACAGAGCAGACGTGCTCCGTCAAAGCTCCGGCGGCGCAGTTATCGGCGTCTATTTTGAAATCAGCTACTAAGCTTCGTGTGTTCATGCTCGGCATGAAGAAGTCGAAGCTACTCCAGGCGAAATCTGGAGACTTAGACAAGCAAActcctcctccacctcctccgTCGCAACCACCGTCTCAGTCGCCGGAGTCTCAACTGAAAAGTACCGTTACGGTGAGTTTAAAACCGGAAGAAGTGCCAATAGTCTCTCTCTTCACGAGAGATAACAGCTCAAGAAACTCCTCATCGTCGTCCTCTTCTCCGTCCACCACGAAGAGGCAAAACGGCAGCGAGCCCGTCGTTTCGGAAGAGAACCGGTTCGTGATGATGCAAAAGTATCTGAAGAAAGTGAAGCCTCTTTACGTCAGAGTTTCGCGTCGTTACGGCGAGAAGTTGAAGCACTCCGGCCCGTTAAGCTTGGACTCCTCCGCTCCGGCGAGTATACCCGCGGCGGAGAAAGCGGGGTCTCCGGTGAAGAAGGCTCATAAGCCGGGAAACATAAACATCAACATTCCGGCGGGTTTTAAAGTAGTGAGGAAGCACCTCGGTAAAAGCAGATCCTCTTCCTCGACGACGACGACTCCGCCGGCGGCGACTGTTACGACGCCGTCTGAGTCAAGGAGACGTGACGACTCGCTTCTGCAGCAGCAAGATAGCATTCAAAGCGCTATTTTACACTGCAAAAGATCTTTCAATTCCTCTCGAG ataAAGATCCGTCGGTGTTACCAAGATCGGTAAGTGATTCATCCTCTTACGATAAATGA